In the Paludisphaera rhizosphaerae genome, one interval contains:
- the infC gene encoding translation initiation factor IF-3, with amino-acid sequence MGPIERGLRVNEQIRISPVRVINAEGAMLGVMPTNKALEAAREAGMDLVEVAPNERPPVCKIIDYGKFKYTQKKRLTKQKQHQVQIKEIRVRPKTGDHDIEVKVKRAKEFLEAKDKVLVNVLFRGRELAHIDEGRRVMDEVLQALEEVGKLEKTPSMEGRRMTAILAPRA; translated from the coding sequence ATCGGACCGATCGAGCGAGGACTGAGGGTCAACGAGCAGATCCGCATCTCCCCCGTGCGGGTCATCAACGCGGAAGGCGCCATGCTGGGCGTCATGCCGACCAACAAGGCGCTCGAGGCCGCACGCGAGGCGGGGATGGACCTGGTCGAGGTGGCGCCGAACGAACGGCCGCCGGTCTGCAAGATCATCGACTACGGCAAGTTCAAGTACACCCAGAAGAAGCGTCTGACCAAGCAGAAGCAGCACCAGGTCCAGATCAAGGAGATCCGCGTCCGCCCCAAGACCGGCGATCATGACATCGAGGTCAAGGTGAAGCGGGCGAAGGAGTTCCTGGAAGCCAAGGACAAGGTGCTGGTCAACGTCCTCTTCCGGGGCCGCGAGCTGGCGCACATCGATGAAGGCCGCAGGGTGATGGACGAAGTTCTCCAGGCCCTCGAAGAAGTGGGCAAACTGGAGAAGACGCCCTCCATGGAAGGCCGAAGGATGACCGCCATCCTGGCCCCTCGGGCGTAA
- the rplT gene encoding 50S ribosomal protein L20 yields MRARKGAARRQAKNRLFKAVKGFVGGRGRLLKSAKETLLRAGMFSFRDRRAKKREFRRLWIVRLSAAAEMRGIKYSRFIHGLKLAKVGLDRKSLSDLAIYDSETFDAIVAKVRAELDKFDEALKARQQKAKTA; encoded by the coding sequence ATGCGTGCAAGAAAAGGTGCGGCCCGCCGCCAGGCCAAGAATCGGCTGTTCAAGGCCGTCAAGGGGTTCGTCGGCGGCCGCGGGCGGCTGCTGAAGTCGGCCAAGGAGACCCTCCTCCGCGCCGGCATGTTCTCGTTCCGCGACCGCCGAGCCAAGAAGCGCGAATTCCGCCGCCTCTGGATCGTCCGCCTCAGCGCGGCCGCCGAGATGCGCGGGATCAAGTACAGCCGCTTCATCCACGGCCTGAAGCTCGCCAAGGTCGGCCTCGACCGCAAGAGCCTCTCCGACCTGGCCATCTACGACTCCGAGACCTTCGACGCCATCGTCGCCAAGGTTCGGGCCGAGCTGGACAAGTTCGACGAGGCCCTCAAGGCCCGTCAGCAGAAGGCTAAGACCGCCTGA
- the pheS gene encoding phenylalanine--tRNA ligase subunit alpha, with protein MTPTGSLQDALLELEELQARALHAFTSAASPDDVEAARIEYLGLKQGRLKAAQERLKSLPSDGKKEYGRQFNGVKQALEAAFDAARGRVERKKVADDAVDVTLPGIAPRLGRRHPLTQTAEELIDIFGRLGFAVARGPEVEDVHHNFDALNIPPVHPARDPLDNFYLSEGSMLRSQTSTIQIRVMESQPPPVRVVAIGRVYRPDTVDATHSFMFHQIEGLMVDDGVTMGDLKSILRLFAKSYLGEDVQIRFRPSFFPFTEPSVEVDMLWHGGRRWVEMGGAGMVDPNVFKAVGYDPERVTGFAFGLGIERLCMRRHGIDDIRLLYQNDVRFLDQF; from the coding sequence ATGACCCCCACCGGATCGCTTCAAGACGCCCTCCTGGAGCTGGAAGAGCTCCAGGCGAGGGCGCTGCACGCCTTCACGTCGGCCGCCTCTCCGGACGACGTCGAGGCCGCGCGCATCGAATACCTGGGCCTGAAGCAGGGACGGCTCAAGGCCGCCCAGGAACGGCTCAAGTCGCTGCCGTCGGACGGCAAGAAGGAATACGGGCGGCAGTTCAACGGCGTCAAGCAGGCCCTTGAGGCCGCATTCGACGCCGCCCGCGGCCGCGTCGAACGGAAGAAAGTGGCCGACGACGCGGTGGACGTCACCCTTCCGGGGATCGCTCCCCGCCTGGGCCGTCGCCACCCCCTGACGCAGACGGCCGAGGAACTCATCGACATCTTCGGCCGGCTCGGCTTCGCCGTGGCCCGCGGCCCCGAGGTCGAGGACGTTCACCACAACTTCGACGCTCTCAACATCCCCCCGGTCCATCCGGCCCGCGACCCTCTGGACAACTTCTACCTGTCCGAAGGGAGCATGCTCCGGAGCCAGACCAGCACCATCCAGATCCGGGTGATGGAGTCCCAGCCGCCCCCCGTCCGGGTGGTGGCCATCGGCCGGGTCTACCGGCCCGACACCGTCGATGCGACCCACTCGTTCATGTTCCATCAGATCGAAGGTTTGATGGTCGATGACGGCGTGACGATGGGCGACCTCAAGTCGATCCTCCGGTTGTTCGCCAAGAGTTATCTGGGCGAGGACGTCCAGATCCGCTTCCGGCCCTCGTTCTTCCCCTTCACGGAACCGAGCGTGGAAGTCGATATGCTCTGGCACGGCGGTCGCAGATGGGTTGAAATGGGTGGAGCGGGGATGGTCGACCCCAACGTGTTCAAGGCGGTTGGCTACGACCCCGAGCGGGTGACCGGCTTCGCCTTCGGCCTGGGGATTGAGCGGCTTTGCATGCGTCGGCACGGCATCGACGACATCCGCCTCCTCTACCAGAACGACGTCCGTTTCCTCGACCAGTTCTGA